The sequence below is a genomic window from Bradyrhizobium septentrionale.
CTCGATTCCAAGTTCCAGGCGACGCGCCGCGCCAGCGTCTGGCTGCAGGACCGCATCCAGGAGCTGCGCTCGCAGGCATCCAGTGCCGAGCGTGCGGTGCTCGACTACAAGAAGACCAACAACATCGTCACCTCCAGCGGCAAGTTGATGAACGAGCAGCAGCTCGGCGAACTCAACACGCAGCTGCTTCACGTGAAGTCGCAGGTCACCGACGCCAAGGCCAAGCTCGACCGCATCGAGGCGGTGGTGAAGAGCGGCGTCCCCGATGCGACGGTCGCCGATACCCTGAACAACCAGGTCATCACCAAGCTGCGCTCGCAATATCTCGAGCTTGCCAACCGCGAGGCCGACTGGTCGTCGCGCTATGGCTACAATCATCTGGCCGCCGTCAATCTGCGCAACCAGATGCGCGAGATCCAGTCGTCGATCATGGATGAGCTGAAGCGGCTCGCCGAAAGCTACAAGAGCGACTATGCGATCGCCCTGCAGCGCCAGAGCGAGATCGAGCGCGCCGTGAACGATTCGGTGTCGCAGTCGCAGTCCACCAACCAGGCGCAGGTGACGCTGCGCGAGCTCGAGAGCTCCGCGCAGACCTATCGCTCGCTGTACGACAATTTCCTGCAGCGCTACATGGAAAATGTGCAGCAGCAGTCGTTCCCGGTCAGCGAGGCGCGGGTGATCACCCGTGCCTCGCGTCCGCTCGGCAAGAGCCACCCGCAGACCTTCGTCGTGCTGGCGCTCTCGATGCTCGGCGGCCTGATTGCCGGGCTCGGGCTCGGCGTGTTGCGCGACCTCTACGACCGGGTGTTCCGCACCGCCGAGATGGTCGAGACGATCCTCGACACGGATTGCGTCGCCATCGTTCCCCGCGTGCCGGCAGGCCAGATCAAGGCCGCGGTTGCCGTCCGCCCCAATCTGCCGGCCGGTCCGCGGACGATCCGGTGCGGCGACGAACCGGTGCTGTGGGCGGCGATCGATTCGCCATTCTCGCGGTTCTCGGAAGCGATCCGCTCGATCAAGGTCAATGCCGACCTCAACGTCACCAAGCCGTCAAAGATCCTTGGCCTGACCTCGGCGCTGCCCAACGAGGGCAAATCGACGCTGGCCTTCGTGTTCGCGCAACTGGTGGCGCAGAGCGGTGCGCGCGTGCTGTTGATCGATTGCGATCTGCGCAATCCCTCGCTCAGCCGCAAGGTCGCGGCCAATGCCGAGCGCGGCATCCTCGACGTGCTGTCGAACAATGCAACATTGCAGGACACGATATGGCGCGATCCCGAGACCGGGCTTGCCTTCCTGCCGGGCGCCACACGATCGCGCATCGCGCATTCGCACGAGGTTTTGGCCTCCGACCAGATGAAGGACTTCATCGACGCGGCCCGCAGCCAATATGACTACGTGATCGTTGATTTCCCGCCGTTGACGCCGGTGGTCGACGTCCGCATCACCGCGCACTTCGTCGATTCCTTCGTCTTCATCGTGGAGTGGGGCAAGACCCAAGTGCAGGTGGTCGAACGGGCGCTGCGCAGCGCCCGTGCCGTCAACGAGAACCTGCTCG
It includes:
- a CDS encoding polysaccharide biosynthesis tyrosine autokinase; translation: MLQRNQISPSVDLRNRSAELPSLAETFDAFVTYLLRQYWVILGTAALCLFGGICYLATAAPSYTALATMIIDTRKFQVFQQQSPVSDVPVDSSAVESQVEILKSENVALAVIRDLKLTDDPEFVGSKVGAAGAVLDFVTGLFTGSGPPNEFDRTRRAVRTFQKQLEVRRRGMTYVIEVSFRSLDPERAAQIANAVADAYIVDQLDSKFQATRRASVWLQDRIQELRSQASSAERAVLDYKKTNNIVTSSGKLMNEQQLGELNTQLLHVKSQVTDAKAKLDRIEAVVKSGVPDATVADTLNNQVITKLRSQYLELANREADWSSRYGYNHLAAVNLRNQMREIQSSIMDELKRLAESYKSDYAIALQRQSEIERAVNDSVSQSQSTNQAQVTLRELESSAQTYRSLYDNFLQRYMENVQQQSFPVSEARVITRASRPLGKSHPQTFVVLALSMLGGLIAGLGLGVLRDLYDRVFRTAEMVETILDTDCVAIVPRVPAGQIKAAVAVRPNLPAGPRTIRCGDEPVLWAAIDSPFSRFSEAIRSIKVNADLNVTKPSKILGLTSALPNEGKSTLAFVFAQLVAQSGARVLLIDCDLRNPSLSRKVAANAERGILDVLSNNATLQDTIWRDPETGLAFLPGATRSRIAHSHEVLASDQMKDFIDAARSQYDYVIVDFPPLTPVVDVRITAHFVDSFVFIVEWGKTQVQVVERALRSARAVNENLLGVVLNKADIAAMSRYSGYGGKNYYYNSHYGRYGYTE